A window of Polynucleobacter sp. KF022 genomic DNA:
CACACCTTGAGGCTGTCAAGCAACATGCCGCAAAAGAAAATGCTCCAGTCGTAGCAGTTTGTGCTGCGATTGAGGCTGAAATTGCAGACTTAGATGAAGCAGACAAGACTGAGTTCTTGGCTGACCTAGGTATGGAAGAGCCCGGCTTGGATCGCGTGATCCGTGCAGGTTATTCATTGCTGGGCTTACAGACTTACTTTACCGCTGGTGTTAAAGAAGTTCGTGCTTGGACTATTCATGTGGGCGACACAGCGCCTCAAGCTGCCGGCGTTATTCACACCGACTTTGAGCGTGGATTTATTCGCGCCCAAACCATTTCTTATGATGACTTTGTTCAGTTTAAAGGTGAATCAGGTGCCAAGGAAGCAGGCAAGATGCGCGCCGAAGGTAAGGAGTATGTTGTGAAGGACGGGGACGTATTGAACTTCTTATTTAATGTCTAAATTATTCTGATCCAATAAATAAAAAAGCCCTGAAAAGGGCTTTTTGCTTATGCGGCCAAGAGAGGCTAGGGTGCTTATCAGCCAGCTTTAGCAGCCTTTTCTAGACACTTAGAAATTTCCTCATAACGTTTTAGCGCCATCTTGGTAGGCAGCACTTCTTTTTTACGACCATCTGCATTGGCTGCCATTTTGATATAACCCATTACGCTCAGATTTTTGAGGCGCCCATGCAATGTGGCTTGCGAGCCTAAATCAGCGAGTGAAATTAAGTCACCAACCAAAATTGCCTGTTTTGTATGAGCGCATGCGACGATCTTATCGAGCAAGCTTTCCTCAATGCAATCAAGCTTCTTGCCTGGGTTAATACGATCGATAGCATCAATCAGGTTGAGAAATTTAATATAAGACGAGGTTTTTGGAATTGGCATTTTTAGAGAGTAATTATTGTGTATTAGCTTTTGAGCTAACATGAGTTTATTCCTAGTTACCAATCTTAGCAATTGACGCATATCAATTAAAAATAATCCATACTGATTGCAATGTCTAAATTCTTCACAGTTTCTTCAGAATGGTTAATTGGATGCGCTATTAGTGCGATGGCGTACACATTTCTTTTTTACTTCAATGGATGGTTAACGGAAAGTTTAGTTTTTGGCTTGGGCGTAAATTGGATTTATTTGCCCGCCGGATTGCGTTTATTTCTTACCTTGATTTTTGGTTTACCTGGCGCTCTCGGAATCGCAATCGCCTCTTTCCTAATTAGCTACTACGGCGACTTCCCGCATGAATTAACGCTTTGCATTGGCGTTGGATTGATTTCAGGATTTGCACCGTACTTAGCCAGATATTTTGTATTTAGTAATCTTCGGCTGGAATCAGATTTAAGTAATCTGAATTTCCCAAAAATCATTGCTTGTATTTTGATCTATTCCTTACTCTCAGCAGGCTTACATCAATGGTGGTTTTCTACCATGACTCTAGAGGATACGGGAAGCATCAATCACTTTGCGGTGATGTTTATTGGTGATGTATTGGGTTCACTGCTGCTAATCACTTTGATCAAATACTGCTTGGATCTATTGAGAAAAGTTAGGAAAACAGCTCACTAAGAGCGGCGCCGGGGTCCGCGGCACGCATAAAGGCTTCGCCTACTAAGAATGCGTTTACTTGGTGTTCACGCATGAGCTGAACATCATTGCGGCCCAATATTCCAGACTCAGTTACCAAAGTTTTATGGCTTGGAACCATTGACAGCAGTGATAGCGTAGTTTGCAGCGTGACCTCAAAAGTTTTGAGGTTGCGGTTGTTGATGCCAAGCAAAGGCGTCTTAAGCTCTAAGGCTTGCTCTAACTCTGGGGCATTGTGAACTTCAACTAGAACATCTAGGCCTAGCTCATGAGCGCAAGCTTCTAAATCTTTCATTTGATTTAATTCAAGGCAGGCCACGATTAACAGAATTGCGTCTGCACCAATCGCACGAGCTTCATAAACTTGATAGGGGTCTATGGTGAAATCTTTGCGTAGCACGGGAATACTGCACGCTGCTCGAGCCTGCTGAAGATAAGCGTTGCTGCCTTGAAAGTAATCTACATCCGTTAGGACGGATAAACAGGCGGCACCATGTTTTTCATAAGACTGCGCAATCTCGGCTGGCGCGAAGTTCTCACGCAAGATGCCTTTACTTGGACTTGCTTTTTTAATCTCAGTAATGACTCCAGCATTGCCGGCAGTAAGCTTTTGTTCAATCGCTTGAATAAAGCCTCTTGGCTTCAGAAGTGCATCCTGATTATTCGCCTCTGCCTGTTCACGTTGGTTAGCAAGTGATACTTTTTGAAGGCAGTTAGTAACCTCAATCTTTTTGGTTGCAACAATTTTGTCGAGAATATCGCTCATGAATGATGACTTATTTAGATTGAGTTGCCGCAACAAAGGCATCTAACTTTTGACGAGCGGCCCCTGATGCAATGGCGGCTCTAGCTAGTGATATACCACTAGCAATATCTTTTGCTACCCCAGCTACATATAGTGTTGCGCCAGCATTAAGGCAAACAATATCGCTTGCAGGGCCCAACTTGCCATCAATCACATCTAATACGATCTGTTTAGATTCTTGGGCATTAGCTACCTTGAAGCTAGTGGTCGGAGCAGTAGTTAATCCAAAGTCTTTTGGATGAATTTCATATTCACGTACCGCGCCATCTTTGAGTTCTCCCACCAAGGTGGAGCCCTCAAGGGAAATCTCATCTAGACCATCGCGACCATAGACTACCAGCGCATGTTCCATTCCCAGGGCTTGCAGTACGCGAGCTTGAATACCCACGAGGTCTGCATGAAATACGCCCATCAGAATACGTTTGGCATCTGCGGGGTTGGTAAGTGGGCCTAAGATGTTAAAAATGGTTCGTACACCAAGTTGCTTTCGGATTGGCACCACATTTTTCATTGCTGGATGATGATTTGGGGCAAACATAAATCCTGCGCCTACCGTTGAAATGCATGTAGCCACTTGTTCGGCAGACAGCGCGAGATTCACGCCAAGCGCTTCCAATACGTCAGCGCTACCTGATTTGCTGCTCACACTACGATTGCCGTGTTTAGCAATCTTTGCTCCTGCACCTGCGGCCACAAACATTGCTGCAGTAGAAATGTTAAATGTGTGTGCGCCATCACCGCCTGTGCCAACCACATCTACTAAATGACTGCGGTCTGCTACCTGTACTGAAGTTGCAAATTCACGCATCACCTGTGCGGCAGCCGCGATTTCGCCAACAGTCTCTTTTTTAGTGCGTAAAGCTACTAACAAGCCAGCCACCAACTCTTGTGACATCTCTCCGCTCATGATGAGGCGCATCATCGCTGTCATCTCATCATGAAACAATTCGCGATGTTCTATGCAGCGTTGTAGGGCTTCTTGCGGAGTGATTGACATAGCGCTGTGATTAGGGTGGATTACTTGTTTTGTAAAAAATTCTTGAGCAAGGCATGACCATGTTCAGAAAGAATAGATTCTGGGTGGAACTGTACGCCTTCAACAGCTAGCTCACGATGCCTTACACCCATGATTTCACCATCAGAGGAAGTTGCAGTTACCTCTAGCATGGCAGGCAAAGAACTTTTTTCTATGGCAAGAGAGTGATAGCGTGTGACCTTAAATGGATCGGGTAGATTTTTAAATACACCCACTCCGGTATGGTGAATGCTGTCGGTTTTCCCATGCATCACTTTTTGGGCGCGAATGACTTTACCCCCAAATGCTTCGCCAATTGCCTGGTGCCCTAAGCACACCCCGAGAATTGGAATCTGTCCGGCATAACGTTTAATAGTTTCTATAGAGATTCCGGCTTCAGCTGGGCTACATGGTCCAGGTGAGATGCAGATGCGCGCAGGATTAAGCTGAGCAATATCCTCAACAGCAATTTCATCATTACGAAATACTTTTACCTCTTCACCGAGTTCTGCAAAGTATTGAACGAGGTTGTAGGTAAATGAATCGTAGTTATCAATCATTAGGAGCATCAAGTCCTCCTTGTACTAAATCTGCGGCAGTAAGTACTGCACGTGCTTTGGCTTCTGTTTCTTTCCACTCGGCAGTGGGATCAGAATCAGCGACAACGCCTGCGCCGGCCTGAGAGTGCAACATGCCATCGCGAATAACGCCCGTACGAATAGCAATGGCGACATCCATATCACCTGAAAAGGAGAGGTAGCCTACTGCACCACCATACACACCGCGCTTCACAATTTCCATCTCATCGATGATTTCCATTGCCCGGATTTTTGGCGCGCCAGACAAAGTGCCTGCTGGGAAGGTAGCTCGCAATACATCCATATTGCTCATATTGTCTAAAAGATTACCCTCTACTGAGCTCACAATGTGCTGAACGTGAGAGTACTTCTCA
This region includes:
- a CDS encoding aminodeoxychorismate/anthranilate synthase component II — protein: MLLMIDNYDSFTYNLVQYFAELGEEVKVFRNDEIAVEDIAQLNPARICISPGPCSPAEAGISIETIKRYAGQIPILGVCLGHQAIGEAFGGKVIRAQKVMHGKTDSIHHTGVGVFKNLPDPFKVTRYHSLAIEKSSLPAMLEVTATSSDGEIMGVRHRELAVEGVQFHPESILSEHGHALLKNFLQNK
- the trpC gene encoding indole-3-glycerol phosphate synthase TrpC, with amino-acid sequence MSDILDKIVATKKIEVTNCLQKVSLANQREQAEANNQDALLKPRGFIQAIEQKLTAGNAGVITEIKKASPSKGILRENFAPAEIAQSYEKHGAACLSVLTDVDYFQGSNAYLQQARAACSIPVLRKDFTIDPYQVYEARAIGADAILLIVACLELNQMKDLEACAHELGLDVLVEVHNAPELEQALELKTPLLGINNRNLKTFEVTLQTTLSLLSMVPSHKTLVTESGILGRNDVQLMREHQVNAFLVGEAFMRAADPGAALSELFS
- the trpD gene encoding anthranilate phosphoribosyltransferase, translated to MSITPQEALQRCIEHRELFHDEMTAMMRLIMSGEMSQELVAGLLVALRTKKETVGEIAAAAQVMREFATSVQVADRSHLVDVVGTGGDGAHTFNISTAAMFVAAGAGAKIAKHGNRSVSSKSGSADVLEALGVNLALSAEQVATCISTVGAGFMFAPNHHPAMKNVVPIRKQLGVRTIFNILGPLTNPADAKRILMGVFHADLVGIQARVLQALGMEHALVVYGRDGLDEISLEGSTLVGELKDGAVREYEIHPKDFGLTTAPTTSFKVANAQESKQIVLDVIDGKLGPASDIVCLNAGATLYVAGVAKDIASGISLARAAIASGAARQKLDAFVAATQSK